The Penicillium oxalicum strain HP7-1 chromosome IV, whole genome shotgun sequence genome contains a region encoding:
- a CDS encoding DNA replication licensing factor mcm6, with the protein MSSLVDAVLQSELGGSGSGARDNMRSDNLPSSRRSESNGPMSDMNAFPDDRVVGASTSAVNRLRNPYAPGPAPVVDEAGERVRAEFEELLETFMEDPSSSAPPSSGEILSDKYYIAQIKGLKKFELSTLYVDFNHLAKWHNPILADAIAEQYYRFLPFLTKGLHNLVAKYEPEYFVSHRLASSASSQPSTSVASAYASVNDNPDLERQIREKTRHQQTDKLFALAFYNLPLVSRLRQLRTKQIGRLLSVSGTVTRTSEIRPELSLGTFICEGCRTVVPNVEQTFKYTEPTECPNAVCGNRFGWRLDIGKSTFVDWQKVKLQESSHEIPTGSMPRTMDIILRGEMVDRAKAGERCIFTGTLIVVPDVSQLGLPGVRPEAVRDNSSFRGSEVGGGGVSGLKALGVRDLTYRLAFLACMVTPDTSTPGQKPEQQLSGQANNILASLNQNLDPDLNDEKAQEAFLNSLTASEVEDLKRLVHSEYIYGRLVDSIAPMIWGHRQVKKGLLLQLVGGVSKTTQQESLQLRGDINLCIVGDPSTSKSQFLKYICSLHPRAVYTSGKASSAAGLTASVVKDAETGEFTIEAGALMLANGGGICAIDEFDKMDIADQVAIHEAMEQQTISIAKAGIHTTLNARASILAAANPIGGRYNPKLTLRQNLNFSAPIMSRFDVFFIIRDDPKEHVDRKLADHIINVHMNRDEAVQPELSTEQLQRYIQFARTFKPTFTDEAKALLVQRYKELRANDAQGGIGRSSYRITVRQLESLIRLSEAVAKVNCVEEVTPKFVNEAYDLLKQSIVTVEKDDVEFDDEALPTDRNADEDEEMADRDRDGDSPMRDDGEAAAVATSVEKPERQKTKITYEKYAKILNFIVQRIREDEVQQGEGVEQEDLIIWYLEQIEAELDTQEDLTRERDLCSKVIKRMVREGMLLRITSSLEEEESNQPSGEDDKVLYVLHPNVAFEEL; encoded by the exons ATGTCCAGTCTCGTGGATGCGGTCCTGCAGTCCGAGCTGGGAGGCTCGGGGTCAGGTGCCCGTGACAACATGCGGTCCGACAACCTCCCCAGCTCGCGACGCTCTGAGAGCAATGGACCCATGAGTGACATGAATGCGTTTCCCGATGATCGGGTGGTGGGCGCCAGTACCTCTGCAGTCAATCGCCTACGAAACCCCTATGCCCCCGGTCCGGCGCCCGTGGTCGACGAGGCGGGTGAACGGGTGCGCGCCGAATTTGAAGAGCTCTTGGAAACATTCATGGAAGacccctcttcctctgcgcCCCCTTCCTCGGGGGAGATTTTAAGTGACAAGTATTACATTGCCCAGATCAAGGGGTTGAAAAAATTTGAGCTATCAACACTTTACGTCGATTTCAATCACTTGGCCAAGTGGCACAATCCCATCTTGGCGGATGCGATTGCGGAGCAATATTACCGATTCCTGCCCTTCCTCACCAAGGGTCTGCACAATTTGGTTGCCAAGTATGAACCTGAATATTTCGTCTCCCACCGACTTGCCTCAAGCGCTTCCTCGCAACCGAGCACCTCGGTCGCCTCCGCCTACGCCAGTGTGAACGACAACCCCGATCTCGAACGCCAGATCCGCGAGAAGACCCGCCACCAACAGACCGATAAGCTGTTTGCGCTAGCTTTCTACAACCTGCCACTCGTGTCTCGTCTGCGCCAGCTGCGGACAAAGCAGATCGGGCGATTGCTCTCCGTGTCGGGAACCGTCACACGGACCTCGGAGATCCGACCAGAGCTCTCTCTCGGCACCTTTATCTGCGAGGGATGTCGAACCGTGGTGCCGAATGTCGAGCAGACCTTTAAGTACACGGAACCCACGGAGTGTCCCAACGCAGTGTGCGGTAATCGCTTTGGCTGGCGATTGGACATTGGCAAGAGTACTTTTGTCGACTGGCAAAAAGTAAAGCTGCAGGAATCATCGCACGAGATCCCAACGGGAAGCATGCCTCGCACAATGGATATCATTCTTCGTGGCGAGATGGTCGACCGTGCCAAGGCCGGCGAGCGCTGCATTTTCACAGGTACTCTGATTGTGGTCCCGGATGTTAGTCAACTGGGACTGCCGGGGGTGCGTCCCGAGGCCGTTCGAGACAACAGCTCCTTCCGAGGCAGTGAAGTCGGCGGCGGAGGCGTGTCTGGGTTGAAAGCCCTCGGAGTACGTGACCTCACCTATCGCCTCGCTTTCCTCGCGTGCATGGTCACCCCAGACACCTCGACCCCCGGTCAAAAGCCGGAGCAACAGCTCAGCGGGCAGGCCAATAACATTTTGGCCTCCTTGAATCAAAATTTGGACCCGGATCTGAACGATGAGAAGGCCCAAGAGGCGTTCTTGAACAGTTTGACCGCAAGCGAGGTCGAGGATCTGAAGCGACTGGTTCACTCAGAGTATATCTACGGTCGTCTGGTTGACTCGATTGCTCCCATGATCTGGGGCCACCGGCAGGTTAAGAAGGGTCTTCTCTTGCAATTGGTGGGTGGTGTGAGCAAGACTACCCAGCAGGAAAGCCTGCAGCTTCGTGGTGATATCAATTTGTGTATTGTTGGGGACCCCTCCACCAGCAAGAGTCAATTCTTGAA GTATATCTGTTCTTTGCACCCCCGTGCTGTCTATACCAGTGGTAAAGCCTCTTCTGCAGCTGGTCTGACAGCCTCGGTTGTCAAGGATGCCGAGACGGGCGAATTCACGATCGAGGCCGGCGCGCTGATGCTTGCT AACGGAGGTGGTATCTGTGCCATCGACGAGTTTGACAAGATGGATATTGCAGACCAGGTTGCAATTCACGAGGCCATGGAACAGCAGACGATCTCGATCGCCAAGGCAGGCATCCATACAACCCTGAATGCTCGGGCATCCATCCTCGCGGCAGCCAACCCCATTGGTGGCCGCTACAATCCCAAGTTGACGCTGCGTCAAAACTTGAACTTCAGCGCACCCATCATGAGTCGTTTCgacgtcttcttcatcattcgGGATGACCCCAAGGAGCATGTGGACCGCAAGCTTGCCGACCACATCATCAATGTGCACATGAACCGCGACGAGGCCGTCCAGCCCGAGTTGAGCACAGAACAGCTCCAGCGCTACATCCAATTTGCACGAACCTTCAAGCCCACTTTCACCGATGAGGCAAAGGCACTTCTTGTCCAACGGTACAAGGAACTGCGTGCCAACGATGCCCAAGGTGGTATTGGTCGCAGCTCGTACCGTATCACGGTCCGTCAACTTGAGTCCTTGATCCGTCTCTCCGAGGCGGTAGCCAAGGTCAACTGTGTGGAGGAAGTCACTCCCAAGTTTGTCAATGAGGCCTATGATCTGCTCAAGCAGAGCATCGTGAccgtggagaaggatgacGTCGAATTCGACGACGAAGCCCTGCCTACCGACCGAAAcgccgacgaagatgaagagatggctGATCGTGACCGCGACGGCGACAGTCCCATGCGTGATGATGGCGAGGCTGCGGCCGTGGCCACATCCGTGGAGAAGCCTGAGCGTCAAAAGACCAAGATCACCTACGAGAAATATGCCAAGATTCTCAACTTCATTGTTCAGCGCATTCGGGAGGATGAAGTCCAGCAGGGTGAAGGTGTCGAGCAAGAGGACCTTATTATCTGGTACCTGGAGCAAATTGAGGCTGAGCTGGACACCCAGGAAGATCTGACTCGCGAACGTGACCTCTGctccaaggtcatcaagCGGATGGTTCGCGAGGGGATGCTGCTGCGCATCACGTCgagcttggaggaggaggaatccAACCAACCCAGTGGCGAGGACGACAAGGTTCTCTATGTCCTGCACCCCAATGTCGCCTTTGAAGAGTTGTAA